TGTCTGCAGATAATACTACAGCACCGCCAAAATTCCCCACTAAAGGTCCGGATCCAAATACCACGATTACCCCGTGTGGAGGTACCCAGGTATTGGCTGGGAAAACAAATTTTAAATTTCCAGAAGTGGTGTCGTCCCAAATTTGATAGCCACTGATATCAAAATTGGTACTGCTCGAATTGTAGAGTTCAATGAAGGCATCATCTTCCTGATCGTAGGTGCCATCGCCATTAGCGTCGCCATCCAGAGCATTGTTAGAAGGATCATAAAGCACTTCATTAATAACCAGCTGCGCCTGAGTTTGAATGCCCAGGAAGAGCAGGCAAGCAAGAGTAAATATTTTTCGCATAGTATAGAATTTAAGAGGTTTAGAATGAGACAGGGACATTCCTATCCATTTGATTTTTCGAAGGAATCCTAATATTGCCTACTTTTAGCATACCAATTATGGAATAATAAGCATACCAATATGGAGAGCCTTTTGGAGCGTTTGGAACGGAATTTCAGGGAGAAGTCGCGCAGGCATGCCAGTCTGAATAAGAATACCAAGCTCTACCAACGTTTGCATAATTTGCTGAAGGATGGGATTATCAATAATGAGATTCCTGCAGGTAGTACCCTGCCCGCCAGTCGGGTATTGGCAGACCGTTTGGCGATATCTCGCAGCACGGTAGTTAAGGCCTATGAGCTCTTGCGATTGGAAGGCTATACTGAATCCAAAGCAGGATCGGGAAATCAGGTGAAGCTATTACAGGAACCGCGCAGCCTGCCGGAAAAAGTGGAGATTGATGTACAGGCCTATCCCGAAATATCGAGAATGGGGCAATCCTTTCAAAAGAACGTAGGTCTTATAAACAGCACTGATGATAAGAGTTTGGCCTTTCGACCAGGCTTACCGCCACTGGATATATTCCCGGTTACGCAATGGAAGAACCTTTCCAATTTGTACTGGCGGCACATTAAATCTTCGGCTTTATCCTATTCACCTTCTTCAGGGATTGATCAGCTTAAAAGCAATATCGCCAGCTATCTCAACTTAAGTAGACGCATTAAATGCGAGCCCCATCAGATTATTATCGTTTCGGGTTCTTTGCAGTCGCTGTATCTTTTGGGCTCCACCTTATTGAATCCTGGGGATGGCGTTATCATGGAAGAGCCAACTTTCCCTAATGTGCATTCCATTTTTAAGGGCTTGGGAGCCGATATTCAAGCTGTGCCTATTGATGATGCGGGAATTCAGGTAGAGGCAATGCCGGAGGGCAGGGAGGCAACAGCAATTAAATTGGTGCATAGTACTCCGTCTTGTCATTATCCCATTGGCACTCCCATGAGCCTGGAGCGCAAGCAGGACTTATTGGTCTGGGCTCGTCGCAATAAGGCGATAATTATTGAGAACGATTACGAGCATGAGGTGCATAATTATCGGGAATATCGACCTTCTATTTACAGCTTGGATACCGATCAACGCACGGTGTACCTGGGGACCTTTAATCGTTTATTACATCCTTCCATTCGGATTGGATACATGGTCTTGCCCGAGTATTTGCTACCTCCGGTAGAGGCGCTTTTAAAGCACTCGCATCGCTTTGTGCCGCCTTCCATTCAGGTGGTATTAAATCAATTTATTGAGAAGCATTATTTGCACAACCATATCCATAGCTTGATGCAGGTAGCGGATGAGCGCCTGGCACTTTTTACCGAGCAGTTTGAAAGCAATTTTAAGGGCAAGCTGCGGCAATTGGCCAATCCGGTTCCCAGTTTGCATACCCTGGCGCTATTACCAAATGGGGTAAAGGATACAGAAGTGGTGGCGCATTTTGCCCAACACAATATTGTGACCCATGCTTACAGTAAATGCTTTGTGAATAAGGAAAAACAGAATGGATTAATCTTAGGCTATTCCTCTGTGCGTAAGCCCATCATTCGCCGAAAGCTTAGTCAAATGGGAGCCTTATATACCAAGCTTTAAATTGGACTGCTAAAAATACTTTAATTGGACTGCTGTTTGGGGCTCTTTCGGCCGATATCTTAGCACTTCGAATTTCTCTATGCGACAAGTATTTTTACTATTCTGCTTACTAACAGGTCTTTGGGCCTGCGATAAAAATGAGGTAATCAGTCCACAAACCGCGCAGGGTTTGGAAGGTACCGGTTTGTACCATTTTAAGACCTACCCGAATTTGGCCGCAGGTGGACTGCCAGTTTATTACCATGTACCTGCCGATTTACCTGCCAATGCTCCGGTGCTTATAGTTTTCCATGGTAATGGTAGGGATGCAGAGTATAGTCGCGATCAACTCATCGCTAAAGCCAATCGCTTAAAGTTTGCATTAGTGGTGCCTGAGTTTTCTTCCGATGCTTATCCAGGAGGGGATAAATACAATTTGGGGAATATTTTTGAGGATGGAGACCATCCTTCCGAATCGACCTTAAATCCTAAAGAGGAGTGGACCTTTTCGGTGATTGAACCTCTCTTCGAAAACTTTAAAACGCGTACCGGTTTAAGAACCACTCAATTTGATGTATTTGGGCATTCTGCTGGCGCTCAAGTTGCCCATCGTTATTTATTTTTCTGGAATGATGCGCCGGTAAATCGCGTGGTTGCCGCAGCAGCGGGATGGTATACCCTTCCGGATACCAGTGTCCAATTTCCCTATGGTTTGGGAGCTAGTCCGGCTGAAAATGCAGACTTGTCTACTTTTTTTAGTCGGCCTTTAACCATTGTAATTGGCACCGCAGACAATGATCCTAATGCGGCAAGTTTAAGGCAAACTCCGCAGGCAAGAGCCCAAGGTAGCAATCGACTAGCACGTGCCCAATATTTCTATCAGCAGAGTATCCAGCAAGCCCAGGCTATCGCTTCGCCCTTTAGCTGGCAGTATCGTGAATTGCAAAATGTAGATCACGATTTTGAGGCGACCTCTGCCTTTGCGGCGGATC
The Croceimicrobium hydrocarbonivorans genome window above contains:
- the pdxR gene encoding MocR-like pyridoxine biosynthesis transcription factor PdxR, yielding MESLLERLERNFREKSRRHASLNKNTKLYQRLHNLLKDGIINNEIPAGSTLPASRVLADRLAISRSTVVKAYELLRLEGYTESKAGSGNQVKLLQEPRSLPEKVEIDVQAYPEISRMGQSFQKNVGLINSTDDKSLAFRPGLPPLDIFPVTQWKNLSNLYWRHIKSSALSYSPSSGIDQLKSNIASYLNLSRRIKCEPHQIIIVSGSLQSLYLLGSTLLNPGDGVIMEEPTFPNVHSIFKGLGADIQAVPIDDAGIQVEAMPEGREATAIKLVHSTPSCHYPIGTPMSLERKQDLLVWARRNKAIIIENDYEHEVHNYREYRPSIYSLDTDQRTVYLGTFNRLLHPSIRIGYMVLPEYLLPPVEALLKHSHRFVPPSIQVVLNQFIEKHYLHNHIHSLMQVADERLALFTEQFESNFKGKLRQLANPVPSLHTLALLPNGVKDTEVVAHFAQHNIVTHAYSKCFVNKEKQNGLILGYSSVRKPIIRRKLSQMGALYTKL
- a CDS encoding alpha/beta fold hydrolase — translated: MRQVFLLFCLLTGLWACDKNEVISPQTAQGLEGTGLYHFKTYPNLAAGGLPVYYHVPADLPANAPVLIVFHGNGRDAEYSRDQLIAKANRLKFALVVPEFSSDAYPGGDKYNLGNIFEDGDHPSESTLNPKEEWTFSVIEPLFENFKTRTGLRTTQFDVFGHSAGAQVAHRYLFFWNDAPVNRVVAAAAGWYTLPDTSVQFPYGLGASPAENADLSTFFSRPLTIVIGTADNDPNAASLRQTPQARAQGSNRLARAQYFYQQSIQQAQAIASPFSWQYRELQNVDHDFEATSAFAADLLY